Proteins from a single region of Oceaniferula flava:
- a CDS encoding co-chaperone GroES: MSNITPIGQRVLVKRLEAEEVTAGGIVLPDSAKEKPQEAEVVSLGTGGKDDDGKTIEFAVKVGDKVLISKYGGTEVKVNGEDMLILSESDILGIVG, encoded by the coding sequence ATGTCTAACATTACACCCATCGGACAGCGCGTTCTCGTGAAACGTCTCGAAGCCGAAGAAGTAACAGCTGGAGGAATCGTCCTTCCAGACTCCGCCAAAGAAAAGCCTCAAGAAGCTGAGGTCGTTTCCCTCGGAACTGGTGGCAAAGACGATGATGGAAAAACCATCGAGTTTGCCGTCAAAGTGGGCGACAAAGTGCTCATCTCCAAATACGGTGGCACCGAAGTGAAAGTGAACGGCGAGGACATGCTGATCCTTTCCGAGTCCGACATTCTCGGCATCGTTGGCTAA